One window from the genome of Thermaerobacter marianensis DSM 12885 encodes:
- the dhaL gene encoding dihydroxyacetone kinase subunit DhaL has protein sequence MAGDEPATVDGERVRAFIRRFAEKVAAHKDELTALDAAIGDADHGTNMDRGLQAALERLPGEGAAPADLLKAVAMALISKVGGASGPLYGTAFLRAAGVAAGKEALSPADVAAMFKAALAGIQERGKAARGEKTMVDALGPAVEALEAALGRGAGLGEALAEAARAARQGSDATIPMVATKGRASYLGERSRGHRDPGSLSATLMMEAAAETLPGGTEA, from the coding sequence ATGGCAGGGGACGAACCGGCCACCGTGGACGGCGAGCGCGTCCGGGCTTTCATCCGGCGGTTCGCCGAGAAGGTGGCGGCGCACAAGGACGAGCTGACGGCCCTGGACGCGGCCATCGGCGACGCCGACCACGGCACCAACATGGACCGGGGCCTGCAGGCGGCGCTGGAGCGGCTTCCCGGCGAGGGCGCCGCGCCGGCCGACCTGCTCAAGGCCGTCGCCATGGCCCTGATCTCGAAGGTGGGCGGGGCCTCGGGTCCGCTGTACGGGACCGCCTTCCTGCGCGCCGCCGGGGTCGCCGCGGGCAAGGAGGCCCTGTCGCCGGCCGACGTGGCGGCCATGTTCAAGGCGGCCCTGGCGGGGATCCAGGAGCGCGGCAAGGCCGCCCGGGGCGAGAAGACCATGGTGGACGCCCTGGGGCCGGCCGTCGAGGCGCTGGAGGCCGCCCTGGGACGGGGCGCGGGGCTGGGCGAGGCGCTGGCCGAGGCGGCCCGGGCCGCCCGCCAGGGCTCCGATGCCACCATCCCAATGGTGGCCACCAAGGGCCGGGCCAGCTACCTGGGCGAGCGCTCCCGCGGCCACCGGGATCCGGGTTCCCTGAGCGCCACCCTGATGATGGAAGCGGCGGCGGAGACCCTACCGGGGGGGACGGAAGCGTGA